A stretch of Linepithema humile isolate Giens D197 chromosome 3, Lhum_UNIL_v1.0, whole genome shotgun sequence DNA encodes these proteins:
- the LOC105668795 gene encoding uncharacterized protein isoform X1, which produces MTSSETGFIEKLLKTMPSSKTRIAIVGGGVAGLVVARHVVSKLDTYSFTLFEQTDTIGGTWIYTDETHFDKYGLLIHSSMYKNLKTNIPKEVMQIPDFPFRNQGGPSFVHHSVIRQYLLDYARHFNLYPYVKLRTVVKHVEPETLKNGQTLWTLTYEDLESKVETTKTFDAVVLCNGHYTVGHVPHIPGIENFPGGCIHSHQYRVPEVYAGKKVCILGASWSGIDIAIEVSQYADKVYLSHNLPEQIESKLSNVEQRSGIESIQGNVFIFRDGSSAEVDNFIYCTGYKFTYPFMSTKVEIRTDDNHVEPIYKHLVHMDYTNLFFMGLPGIVIPFPMFHIQAQYILGILEDRIKLPSPQQMREEYEMEKKSLLDQGILLRHINKLKDRQWAYYDEIAAAANVPSFPPVVKKIFDHVSEMRDIDFTIYKNYQYRIIDKENFNVTYYKPC; this is translated from the exons atgactTCCTCTGAAACAGGATTTATTGAGAAACTATTGAAAACTATGCCAAGTAGTAAGACAAGAATCGCTATCGTGGGTGGTGGGGTAGCTGGTTTGGTGGTAGCCCGTCATGTAGTATCCAAATTAGATACTTACAGTTTCACTCTGTTTGAGCAAACTGATACGATTGGCGGCACATGGATCTATACCGATGAAACACATTTTGACAAGTATGGGCTTTTGATTCATAGCAGCATGTACAAGAATCTGAA AACGAATATACCGAAGGAAGTAATGCAAATTCCCGATTTTCCTTTTCGAAATCAAGGAGGTCCGTCTTTCGTTCATCACAGCGTAATAAGGCAATACCTTTTGGATTATGCAAGACACTTCAATCTTTATCCGTACGTTAAA CTGCGCACCGTGGTGAAGCATGTAGAGCCcgaaactttgaaaaatggCCAAACGTTGTGGACGCTGACGTACGAGGATCTGGAATCTAAAGTAGAGACCACGAAAACTTTTGATGCCGTGGTACTGTGCAATGGTCATTACACTGTCGGTCATGTTCCACATATTCCAGGTATCGAAAATTTCCCCGGCGGATGCATTCACAGCCATCAATACAGAGTGCCGGAAGTCTACGCCGGCAAGAAGGTTTGCATACTCGGCGCGTCCTGGTCCGGCATCGATATCGCCATCGAGGTCTCGCAATACGCTGACAAG GTATATTTGAGTCATAATTTGCCAGAGCAGATTGAATCGAAATTGAGCAATGTCGAGCAAAGATCTGGTATTGAGTCCATCCAAGGAAATGTCTTCATTTTCCGCGACGGCTCCTCGGCGGAAGTGGACAATTTCATATATTGCACTG GTTACAAGTTCACGTATCCCTTTATGTCAACTAAAGTTGAGATACGTACGGACGACAATCATGTTGAACCTATTTACAAACATCTGGTGCACATGGATTACACGAATCTATTCTTCATGGGCTTACCGGGAATTGTGATACCGTTTCCGATGTTTCATATCCAGGCACAATATATCCTCGGAATTCTTGAAGATCGCATCAAGTTGCCATCACCGCAACAAATGCGCGAGGAATACGAGATGGAGAAAAAGTCCTTGTTGGACCAAGGCATTCTG CTGAGACACATCAACAAACTTAAAGATAGACAATGGGCTTACTACGACGAGATTGCGGCCGCGGCGAATGTGCCGAGTTTCCCACCGGTGgtcaaaaaaattttcgatcaCGTTAGCGAGATGCGCGATATAGACTTCACCATCTATAAGAATTATCAATACCGCATCATCGACAAAGAGAACTTCAACGTGACTTATTATAAGCCTTGTTAG
- the LOC105668795 gene encoding uncharacterized protein isoform X2: MPSSKTRIAIVGGGVAGLVVARHVVSKLDTYSFTLFEQTDTIGGTWIYTDETHFDKYGLLIHSSMYKNLKTNIPKEVMQIPDFPFRNQGGPSFVHHSVIRQYLLDYARHFNLYPYVKLRTVVKHVEPETLKNGQTLWTLTYEDLESKVETTKTFDAVVLCNGHYTVGHVPHIPGIENFPGGCIHSHQYRVPEVYAGKKVCILGASWSGIDIAIEVSQYADKVYLSHNLPEQIESKLSNVEQRSGIESIQGNVFIFRDGSSAEVDNFIYCTGYKFTYPFMSTKVEIRTDDNHVEPIYKHLVHMDYTNLFFMGLPGIVIPFPMFHIQAQYILGILEDRIKLPSPQQMREEYEMEKKSLLDQGILLRHINKLKDRQWAYYDEIAAAANVPSFPPVVKKIFDHVSEMRDIDFTIYKNYQYRIIDKENFNVTYYKPC; the protein is encoded by the exons ATGCCAAGTAGTAAGACAAGAATCGCTATCGTGGGTGGTGGGGTAGCTGGTTTGGTGGTAGCCCGTCATGTAGTATCCAAATTAGATACTTACAGTTTCACTCTGTTTGAGCAAACTGATACGATTGGCGGCACATGGATCTATACCGATGAAACACATTTTGACAAGTATGGGCTTTTGATTCATAGCAGCATGTACAAGAATCTGAA AACGAATATACCGAAGGAAGTAATGCAAATTCCCGATTTTCCTTTTCGAAATCAAGGAGGTCCGTCTTTCGTTCATCACAGCGTAATAAGGCAATACCTTTTGGATTATGCAAGACACTTCAATCTTTATCCGTACGTTAAA CTGCGCACCGTGGTGAAGCATGTAGAGCCcgaaactttgaaaaatggCCAAACGTTGTGGACGCTGACGTACGAGGATCTGGAATCTAAAGTAGAGACCACGAAAACTTTTGATGCCGTGGTACTGTGCAATGGTCATTACACTGTCGGTCATGTTCCACATATTCCAGGTATCGAAAATTTCCCCGGCGGATGCATTCACAGCCATCAATACAGAGTGCCGGAAGTCTACGCCGGCAAGAAGGTTTGCATACTCGGCGCGTCCTGGTCCGGCATCGATATCGCCATCGAGGTCTCGCAATACGCTGACAAG GTATATTTGAGTCATAATTTGCCAGAGCAGATTGAATCGAAATTGAGCAATGTCGAGCAAAGATCTGGTATTGAGTCCATCCAAGGAAATGTCTTCATTTTCCGCGACGGCTCCTCGGCGGAAGTGGACAATTTCATATATTGCACTG GTTACAAGTTCACGTATCCCTTTATGTCAACTAAAGTTGAGATACGTACGGACGACAATCATGTTGAACCTATTTACAAACATCTGGTGCACATGGATTACACGAATCTATTCTTCATGGGCTTACCGGGAATTGTGATACCGTTTCCGATGTTTCATATCCAGGCACAATATATCCTCGGAATTCTTGAAGATCGCATCAAGTTGCCATCACCGCAACAAATGCGCGAGGAATACGAGATGGAGAAAAAGTCCTTGTTGGACCAAGGCATTCTG CTGAGACACATCAACAAACTTAAAGATAGACAATGGGCTTACTACGACGAGATTGCGGCCGCGGCGAATGTGCCGAGTTTCCCACCGGTGgtcaaaaaaattttcgatcaCGTTAGCGAGATGCGCGATATAGACTTCACCATCTATAAGAATTATCAATACCGCATCATCGACAAAGAGAACTTCAACGTGACTTATTATAAGCCTTGTTAG
- the prtp gene encoding thioredoxin domain-containing protein 5 homolog yields MAINPAEFIASKRQILFCLFMLSQVSNGHDKDAHTLQYTNENFSAEIKKKNHFVMFYAPWCGHCQRLGPTWEQLAEHHEEDSNVRIAKVDCTIESTLCSEQDVTGYPTLKFYKVGETKGIKFRGTRDLASLTSFINDQLATSSTDESDPVCSPPETVNELTEDTFEKHISSGYHFVKFYAPWCGHCQKLAPTWDELANSLRNDDAVSISRIDCTQHRSVCGQFDIKGYPTLLWIEDGKKIDKYTGQRTHEELKAYVSMMLGKNADEANQKSKNTDEGRHTILSLTADSFKHGVEKGLSFVKFFAPWCGHCKRLAPTWEELGKKFFGNDNVNIVKVDCTLDTSKQLCSEQEVDGFPTLYLYRDGRKVSEYNGSRNLEDLYDFVMNHLQTHDEL; encoded by the exons ATGGCGATTAATCCTGCAGAATTTATCGCATCGAAACGACAGATATTATTCTGTCTATTTATGTTAAGTCAAGTTAGTAATGGTCATGACAAGGATGCACATACCCTTCAGTACACTAATGAGAATTTCTCAgcagaaattaaaaagaaaaatcacttTGTTATGTTCTATGCACCATG GTGCGGTCATTGCCAAAGATTAGGCCCAACATGGGAACAATTAGCAGAGCATCACGAAGAGGATAGTAATGTAAGAATCGCCAAAGTAGATTGCACAATTGAGAGCACTTTGTGTAGCGAACAAGATGTCACTGGCTATCCCAC GCTAAAGTTTTATAAAGTTGGAGAAACCAAAGGCATCAAATTCAGAGGAACCCGAGATTTAGCTTCTTTGACTTCATTTATTAATGATCAACTAGCCACTTCTTCTACG GATGAATCAGACCCTGTCTGTTCTCCTCCAGAAACTGTGAACGAATTAACAGAGGACACATTCGAAAAGCATATTTCTTCTGGATATCATTTTGTCAAGTTTTATGCACCTTGGTGTGGACACTGTCAGAAATTAGCACCAACATGGGATGAATTGGCTAATAGTCTTCGCAATGATGATGCAGTTAGTATCTCTAGGATAGACTGCACCCAACATCGTAGTGTTTGTGGTCAATTTGACATTAAAGGATATCCCACATTGTTGTGGATTGAAGATGGGAAAAAg ATAGATAAATATACTGGACAACGCACTCACGAGGAGCTGAAGGCCTATGTGTCGATGATGCTGGGCAAGAACGCTGACGAGGCGAATCAGAAGAGTAAAAATACCGACGAAGGTCGACACACTATATTAAGTCTGACTGCTGACAGTTTCAAGCACGGTGTCGAGAAAGGTCTCTCCTTTGTGAAGTTCTTCGCGCCTTGGTGCGGACATTGCAAACGTTTGGCACCTACGTGGGAGGAACTCGGTAAGAAATTCTTCGGCAACGATAACGTGAATATCGTTAAAGTTGATTGCACACTGGACACGAGCAAACAGTTATGCAGCGAACAAGAGGTGGACGGTTTTCCGACGTTGTACTTATACCGGGACGGACGTAAAGTCTCTGAGTACAACGGCTCGCGTAATCTCGAGGATCTGTATGACTTCGTGATGAATCACTTACAGACACATGACGAATTGTAA
- the LOC105668798 gene encoding protein PFC0760c-like, which produces MSLHKDIEKATSLKWVNENAKFVRLQGLSQAAKDRKMNERKVKKPRNIQLMEDDDNDSDNCSDGFMCNKTEPVFDKHAISAAIKEVHGGIDLSNKHLEEYWSEHLKKEKSQNFSECNDVKTYSENQSKDLNNKNVLDIQMHKLRRNAAIMGILNIKKISLEDLISSSDKNFIQEKNKLEYVSTSDVVDDDDDLVDDDNDNHYNYDYVESVPHGEEDGIFIHPLQRGIDTTKYKDVDFTSQRIGKKTKITPKSYFLNTRTDDTSYDFIKKTVQRN; this is translated from the exons ATGAGTTTACATAAAGATATTGAGAAGGCAACCTCTCTTAAGTGGGTGAATGAAAATGCTAAATTTGTTCGACTGCAAGGATTAAGTCAAGCTGCAAAAGATCGTAAAATGAATGAAAGGAAAGTAAAGAAACCACGAAATATACAA ttaatggaagatgatgataatgatagTGATAATTGTTCTGATGgttttatgtgtaataaaacAGAACCTGTTTTTGACAAACATGCAATTTCTGCTGCTATCAAAGAA GTACATGGTGGTATTGATCTGTCAAACAAACATTTGGAAGAATATTGGTCTGAACAtcttaagaaagaaaaatctcAGAACTTTTCTGAATGTAATGATGTAAAAACATATTCTGAAAATCAAtctaaagatttaaataataaaaatgtattagaTATACAAATGCATAAGTTACGTAGGAATGCTGCAATTATGGGAATTTTGAACATCAAAAAGATTTCACTAGAAGATCTAATTAGTTCAAgcgataaaaactttatacaagaaaaaaacaaattagaa tatGTTTCAACCAGTGATGTAGtggatgatgatgatgatttagtggatgatgataatgataatcattataattatgattatgtgGAATCAGTTCCTCATGGTGAAGAGGatggaatatttattcatccTTTACAAAGAGGAATAGATACAACAAAATACAAAGATGTGGATTTTACCTCACAACGCATTGGTAAAAAGACGAAAATAACGCCAAAAAGTTACTTTCTCAACACAAGAACAGATGATACTTCCTATGactttataaagaaaacagtacaacgtaattaa